A stretch of DNA from Roseovarius sp. W115:
CAGTCATCAAGGGCTGCCTCAATCGCCAGACACATGTCATAGCTCATGGCGTTCAAAGCCTTGGGACGCGTCAGGGTGATCCGGCCCGCACGCCCGGTGATGTGGATGTCGATGTCACTCATAATCCGGACTATGCCTCAGCCAGCATATGGCGTGCAACGATCAGGCGCATGATCTCGTTGGTGCCTTCGAGGATTTCATGCACCCGCAGGTCACGCACCAGTTTCTCGATCCCGTAGTCTGCCAGGTAGCCATAGCCGCCATGCAGCTGCAGGCATTGGTTGACGATGTGGCTGCCGGCTTCGGTCACGAATTTTTTGGCCATGGCGCAATGGGCGGTGGCGTCATGTGCGCCGGTGTCGAGTTTCCAGGCGGCCTGACGCAGGAACACGCGCGCGGCCTGTAGCTCAATCTCCAGATCGGCGAGGCGGAATTGCAGCGCCTGAAACTGGTCGATGGATTTGCCGAAAGCTTTGCGCTCAGACATATATGTTTTGGTCAAATTGAGTGCCTGTTGAGCGGCCCCAAGGCTACAGGCTGAGATATTCAGCCGCCCACCATCCAGCCCCGCCATGGCATAGCTGAACCCTTGGCCTTCTTCGCCCACAAGGTTCTCGGCGGGAATGGCGCAGTCATCGAACTGGACTTGCGCCGTTGGTTGGCTGCGCCAGCCCATCTTGTCTTCCAACGCGCCAAAGCTGAGCCCCGGCGCACCGTCCTCTACATACACGGTTGAGATGCCTTTGGGACCATCTTCGCCGGTGCGCACCATGCAGACATAAGCATCCGAATACCCGCCGCCCGAGATAAAGGCCTTGGTGCCATTCAACGTATAGCCGTCGTTTGTGCGAGTGGCACGCGTCTTCAAAGCGGCGGCGTCTGAGCCTGAGCCGGGTTCGGTCAGACAATAGGAGAGCACGGTCTTCATCGGGATCACGTCGGGCAGGACGCGGGATTTGAACTCATCGCTGCCAAAGCTGTCGATCATCCGCGCGCACATGTTGTGGATCGAGAGAAACGCCGCCACCGAAGGACAGGCCATGGAAAGCGCCTCAAAGACCAGCGTCGCATCCAGCCGCGTGAGGCCGGAGCCGCCGCTCTCTTCGCTCACGTAAAGCCCGCCAAAGCCCAGATCGCCGACCTGCGGCCAAAGCTCTTTGGGGATCGTGCCTTGCGCCTCCCAATCGCGGGCATGAGGCGCGATATTCTCCTGACCAAAGGCATGGGCCATGTCGAAAATGGCGGTTTGTTCTTCACTCAGAGCGAAATCCAAGGCGATCCCTCCCATGCCGGGCGATAATTGAACGTGTGTTTAATTATCAACTGTTGCAGGAGTATTGCAAGGGGCAGGGCCGTACGAGCGCAAAGCGAGCGAAGCAGACGTGCCTACGACCCAGACGGATAGCAGATTTTCAGCTTTCGCGTCCTTCAGCCTTCAACCGTGCCCTCAATTTGCACGCCTCATCCGCCCCTGCCTCCAAGGCGAAAACATACGCATGGGTGAGGAAGAAACACGCAGTATCCATGTCATTCGCCGCATCCGCAGCCGCGGTGTAGAGGGTGACCAATGCGCGCAAATCCCCCGCCTCGTGGGCGGCAATCATTTGTGCGTCTAAATCCTCATTCATTCCGCGGCGCGTTGGGTTCCACGATGGGCTTCGACCTTGCTCGCCACCCACTCGTGGAAGCAATGCGTGGGGCTATCCATCACCGGTGAGAACCGCCCGCCGTCAAACTGATCTGCGTGGCGCCCGCGCTGCATGCCCTCTACGACAAAAATGTCTTCCTCAAAGACCTCTTTCCACTGCACTGTGTTCTTGGCGCGCAACTTGGCTTCGGTGTTAGGTTCGGAATAGTAAAGGTGAACATGTTCCATCGTAGCTTCAGGCCCCTTAGCCTCCAGAATGATGGCGAAGGCATGGTCCCGGTGAACCCCTAAAAGAACATTGGGGTAAACAGAGATATATTCGGCCTGTTCGTTCCACTTTGCGCCGACATCCTCGAAATCCGGGAACACAGACCCGTCGTCGCCCTTAAGCTGGCGGTAAACCATCGTGCCCTGACCGGAATACGCCCCTGGCTTTTCGATGTGATAGTGATCTTCCAGACGCGAATAGCTGTTGAGGCCCGGATGCACCCAGGGCAGGTGGTAGCTCTCGCAATAATTCTCAACTGCCAGCTTCCAATTGGTGGCAACCTCAAGCTCAAACTTGCTATCGGCCCCGCCATGATAGAGCGGTTTATCAAACTCTGCCCACCGCGCGATCAAGTCTGCATGCACTTCCTCAAAGGGCGCCGCATCGCCTGAGGCATTGATCCAGACCACATCGCGCCAGACATGGCTGCGGACCTCCAAGAGACCCAGTTCATCGCGTTTGATAGCATCATGTGTGTTGTGGCCCGGTCCGCCCACATGCGGGGTTGAAACAAGTTTGCCCTTCGTGGAATAGCACCAGGAATGATAAGGACAGC
This window harbors:
- a CDS encoding acyl-CoA dehydrogenase family protein, with the protein product MDFALSEEQTAIFDMAHAFGQENIAPHARDWEAQGTIPKELWPQVGDLGFGGLYVSEESGGSGLTRLDATLVFEALSMACPSVAAFLSIHNMCARMIDSFGSDEFKSRVLPDVIPMKTVLSYCLTEPGSGSDAAALKTRATRTNDGYTLNGTKAFISGGGYSDAYVCMVRTGEDGPKGISTVYVEDGAPGLSFGALEDKMGWRSQPTAQVQFDDCAIPAENLVGEEGQGFSYAMAGLDGGRLNISACSLGAAQQALNLTKTYMSERKAFGKSIDQFQALQFRLADLEIELQAARVFLRQAAWKLDTGAHDATAHCAMAKKFVTEAGSHIVNQCLQLHGGYGYLADYGIEKLVRDLRVHEILEGTNEIMRLIVARHMLAEA
- a CDS encoding aromatic ring-hydroxylating oxygenase subunit alpha, which translates into the protein MSDIVTNLSTVRTSVEHANGLPNAHYIDPSIFEEEKHALLYSQWAGLAVASDVPEPGDAKPISFLGMPLLLLRDKDGDVRVFQNICRHRGMILVEEPRKIEGAIRCPYHSWCYSTKGKLVSTPHVGGPGHNTHDAIKRDELGLLEVRSHVWRDVVWINASGDAAPFEEVHADLIARWAEFDKPLYHGGADSKFELEVATNWKLAVENYCESYHLPWVHPGLNSYSRLEDHYHIEKPGAYSGQGTMVYRQLKGDDGSVFPDFEDVGAKWNEQAEYISVYPNVLLGVHRDHAFAIILEAKGPEATMEHVHLYYSEPNTEAKLRAKNTVQWKEVFEEDIFVVEGMQRGRHADQFDGGRFSPVMDSPTHCFHEWVASKVEAHRGTQRAAE